Proteins encoded within one genomic window of Neorhizobium galegae bv. orientalis str. HAMBI 540:
- a CDS encoding S9 family peptidase: MTSSAEAIAPFLEIQSVKSPAVSPDGQWLAYLSNATGFSQLWVRPFAGGPARQVTAMPEPIGAFAFNPKGPGILFTMDCGGDERHQLWLLPDIEAQPVALTQAPGVVHVWGAWSPDGERIVYASNARSPYDMDIHVINVTTREASTVFVGTGMREALAFFPDGNALLVRESLRSGNDQDMYRLEIASGELTPIMPHAGKARYLAARLFKDGSGGLTVCDQGNDFMAIRRFAAEDGSVAHLVELSDRDIEAVALSPDQQRIAYVSNEDGWSRIGLCNRDGSDMRSFEGQPVGVITSVAFTPDGQSLVFPLEGAATPPGIWRLDLASGRFELTVASDTLGLDVGSFREPLVERFASFDGRLIPAFVYTPSSPAPAAGYPVLFIVHGGPEMQWRPDFRADVQFLVSQGVMVVAPNVRGSTGYGRAFHELDDRKKRLDSVADLRAVGVAIGARADVDDSRIGVFGRSYGGFMVLSALTEDSDLWKLGVDFYGIGNFLTHLLATGPWGRQQRVAEYGEPAVMREALERFSPINRIARMKAPLLIVHANRDPRVPMGQSEDVYSCLSGLGHDCEYLRIDHEGHGFARRENRLKAFSAFARFLEKHL; encoded by the coding sequence GTGACGTCGTCGGCTGAAGCCATCGCTCCGTTCCTGGAGATCCAGTCCGTCAAATCGCCGGCCGTGTCGCCCGACGGCCAGTGGCTTGCCTATCTCTCGAATGCCACCGGCTTCAGCCAGCTGTGGGTCAGGCCATTCGCCGGCGGGCCGGCACGGCAGGTTACCGCCATGCCCGAACCGATCGGCGCATTCGCCTTCAATCCGAAGGGGCCGGGAATCCTCTTCACCATGGATTGCGGCGGTGACGAACGGCATCAGCTCTGGCTTTTGCCGGACATTGAAGCCCAACCCGTCGCGCTGACGCAGGCGCCGGGTGTCGTGCATGTCTGGGGCGCCTGGTCTCCGGACGGTGAGCGGATCGTCTATGCGTCCAACGCTCGTTCCCCTTATGACATGGACATCCACGTCATAAATGTGACGACGCGCGAGGCGTCGACAGTCTTTGTCGGCACCGGCATGCGCGAGGCGCTCGCCTTTTTCCCCGACGGAAACGCTCTGCTGGTGCGGGAATCGCTGCGCTCCGGCAACGATCAGGACATGTATCGGCTGGAGATTGCCAGCGGCGAACTAACGCCGATCATGCCGCATGCCGGGAAAGCCCGTTATCTTGCGGCACGGCTGTTCAAGGACGGCAGCGGCGGCCTGACTGTCTGTGACCAGGGCAACGATTTCATGGCCATTCGCCGGTTTGCTGCCGAAGATGGCAGCGTCGCACACTTGGTCGAGCTCTCCGACCGCGATATCGAAGCCGTGGCCCTGTCGCCCGACCAGCAGCGCATTGCCTACGTCTCCAACGAAGACGGCTGGAGCCGCATAGGCCTGTGCAACCGCGACGGCAGCGATATGCGGTCATTCGAAGGGCAGCCGGTCGGGGTTATCACCTCCGTCGCATTTACGCCGGACGGCCAGTCGCTGGTCTTCCCACTCGAAGGGGCGGCGACACCGCCGGGCATCTGGAGGCTCGATCTGGCCAGCGGGCGTTTCGAGCTGACGGTCGCTTCCGACACATTGGGGCTGGACGTCGGATCCTTCCGGGAGCCGCTGGTCGAACGCTTTGCAAGTTTCGACGGACGGCTGATACCGGCCTTCGTCTACACACCATCCTCGCCGGCGCCTGCCGCCGGTTACCCTGTTCTTTTCATCGTGCATGGCGGGCCGGAAATGCAGTGGAGGCCGGATTTCCGCGCCGACGTCCAGTTTCTCGTTTCGCAGGGTGTCATGGTGGTGGCACCAAACGTACGCGGCAGCACCGGCTATGGCCGTGCCTTCCACGAGCTTGACGACCGGAAAAAGCGCCTGGATTCGGTTGCCGACCTGCGGGCCGTCGGGGTCGCCATCGGGGCTCGAGCGGATGTGGATGACAGCCGTATCGGCGTGTTCGGCCGCTCCTATGGCGGCTTCATGGTCCTGTCGGCGCTGACCGAGGATTCCGATCTCTGGAAACTCGGCGTGGATTTCTACGGTATCGGCAATTTCCTGACGCATCTCCTCGCCACCGGCCCGTGGGGGCGGCAGCAGCGGGTTGCCGAATATGGCGAACCGGCCGTCATGCGCGAGGCCTTGGAAAGATTTTCGCCGATCAACCGGATCGCCCGGATGAAGGCGCCGCTTCTGATCGTTCACGCCAACCGCGACCCCCGCGTGCCGATGGGGCAGAGCGAAGACGTCTATTCGTGCCTAAGCGGTCTCGGCCACGATTGCGAATACCTGCGCATCGACCACGAGGGGCATGGGTTTGCGCGCCGGGAAAACCGCTTGAAGGCGTTTTCCGCCTTCGCCCGGTTCCTTGAAAAACACCTTTGA
- a CDS encoding carbohydrate ABC transporter permease gives MLTNRRKDVAVAASLVAPFVLIFALVFLYPTIKLVQLSFTDGPLIGSGNWIGLGNFKRLLSDRLFLTSLKNNGYFVLLTVIPTTALALSIALMVTRLRGPLQALALAIFFLPYILPVSVVTHIWTWMLDFQFGILQPVLTFFTGKPVAVFKNPYWVMPTIAAVTIWWTNGFNVLLFIAGLRNIPKDFYEAAQLDGATRWQLFARVTWPLLWPVTALVLTLQLILQLKIFDQVYLLSTGGPFNSSYVLLLMVYREAFQLNHGGYASAIALVLFVIIAALSVLQFQLLRTRGRR, from the coding sequence ATGCTGACAAACCGGCGCAAGGACGTGGCCGTCGCCGCTTCGCTCGTTGCGCCTTTCGTGTTGATTTTCGCGCTAGTGTTCCTTTATCCGACGATCAAGCTGGTGCAATTGAGTTTCACCGATGGGCCGCTGATCGGCTCTGGCAACTGGATCGGACTCGGCAATTTCAAGCGGCTTTTGTCCGACAGGCTGTTCCTGACATCGCTGAAGAATAACGGCTACTTTGTTTTGTTGACCGTGATCCCGACGACAGCGCTTGCGCTTAGCATTGCGCTGATGGTCACCCGGCTGCGCGGGCCGTTGCAGGCGCTTGCACTGGCGATCTTCTTTCTTCCCTATATCCTGCCAGTCTCCGTCGTCACGCACATATGGACTTGGATGCTGGATTTCCAGTTCGGCATATTGCAACCGGTGCTTACATTTTTCACCGGAAAGCCCGTTGCTGTATTCAAGAATCCCTATTGGGTCATGCCAACCATCGCCGCCGTGACGATCTGGTGGACAAATGGCTTCAATGTCCTGCTGTTCATCGCCGGCCTGCGCAATATTCCGAAGGATTTCTATGAGGCGGCCCAGCTCGATGGCGCCACGCGGTGGCAGCTCTTCGCCAGAGTCACATGGCCGCTTCTATGGCCGGTCACGGCGCTGGTGCTGACACTGCAACTGATCTTGCAGTTGAAGATTTTCGATCAGGTCTATCTGCTCAGCACCGGCGGACCGTTCAATTCATCGTATGTGCTGCTCCTGATGGTCTATCGCGAGGCATTTCAATTGAACCATGGCGGCTATGCTTCGGCAATCGCGCTCGTGCTGTTCGTCATCATCGCAGCACTTTCCGTTTTGCAATTCCAGTTGCTTCGCACACGAGGGCGCCGATGA
- a CDS encoding carbohydrate ABC transporter permease translates to MRERKFENRVLTIGTFLAAGLWIFPLYWAFITSIRTEERVVSDGAGIVPDEFNLGAYADILRNTNIVNWYINSIGTALIITVVVIISGMMCAYAISQMRFPGRRLLYGIVLASFMVPIQALVVTQFILMNDMGLINTWTGIILPQLVVPVVIIVYKQFFDAVPKEMREAVVLDGGGDYTLLFKIYLPLNWGITTALAIITFIMAWNQFLWPFLAVTTEDKMTIPVGITQVNDAFGVFYARLMSVALLGAMPVAIAYLIFQKKVTEAVMISSGVKG, encoded by the coding sequence ATGCGGGAAAGAAAATTCGAAAACCGGGTTCTGACCATCGGCACGTTTCTGGCGGCGGGGCTGTGGATCTTTCCGCTCTACTGGGCCTTCATCACCTCGATCCGCACCGAGGAGCGGGTGGTTTCCGATGGGGCGGGCATCGTCCCGGACGAATTCAATCTCGGCGCCTATGCCGACATCCTCCGCAATACCAATATTGTGAACTGGTACATCAACTCCATCGGCACCGCCCTCATTATCACCGTCGTGGTGATCATCTCGGGCATGATGTGCGCCTACGCAATTTCGCAGATGCGGTTTCCCGGCAGACGGCTGCTTTACGGCATCGTATTGGCAAGCTTTATGGTCCCCATCCAGGCATTGGTGGTCACCCAGTTCATCCTGATGAACGACATGGGCCTGATAAACACCTGGACCGGCATCATCCTGCCACAGCTCGTCGTTCCGGTGGTGATCATCGTCTACAAGCAGTTCTTCGATGCGGTGCCAAAAGAGATGCGCGAGGCCGTCGTGCTCGACGGCGGCGGTGACTATACGCTGCTGTTCAAGATATATTTACCCCTGAACTGGGGCATCACGACCGCGCTCGCCATCATCACCTTCATCATGGCGTGGAACCAGTTCCTCTGGCCGTTCCTTGCCGTGACGACGGAAGACAAGATGACGATCCCGGTCGGCATTACCCAAGTCAACGATGCGTTCGGCGTATTCTATGCAAGACTGATGTCTGTCGCCCTGCTCGGCGCCATGCCCGTCGCCATCGCCTACCTGATTTTCCAGAAGAAAGTGACCGAGGCCGTCATGATCTCATCCGGTGTGAAAGGATAA
- a CDS encoding ABC transporter ATP-binding protein — MGIILTNVRKNFGEVGVIHGVSMEIPTGDFAVFVGPSGCGKSTLLRMIAGLEDTTGGSISIEGRDVTDVEPAKREVAMVFQSYALYPHLTVFENMGFSLSLKKTPKARIKEMVHEAARILHLEEHLDKRPSELSGGQRQRVAIGRAIVRQPKVFLFDEPLSNLDAELRVQMRLELARLHKQIGATMIYVTHDQVEAMTLADRIFVLKDGVVKQSGKPLELYDNPDNQFVGGFIGSPAMNFLPGRVLGREGELLRIGLDGLDRELLAKVTTGLSDGTSVRVGLRPEHLRPMDGGFNATVEMAEDLGGVSFVHARLVDGRMIVMETRGRRESFDGKTLPLGANADEVFVFAEDGSRLH; from the coding sequence ATGGGGATCATTTTGACCAATGTCCGGAAGAACTTTGGGGAAGTCGGCGTCATCCACGGCGTGAGCATGGAAATTCCCACTGGAGACTTTGCGGTCTTCGTGGGGCCGTCTGGATGCGGCAAGTCAACGCTTCTGCGCATGATCGCCGGGTTGGAGGACACCACCGGGGGCTCGATTTCCATCGAAGGGCGTGACGTTACCGATGTGGAGCCGGCCAAGCGCGAAGTGGCGATGGTCTTCCAGTCCTATGCGCTCTATCCGCATCTGACCGTCTTCGAGAACATGGGCTTTTCGCTGAGCCTCAAGAAGACCCCGAAGGCTCGCATCAAGGAAATGGTGCACGAGGCGGCCCGCATTCTTCATCTCGAAGAGCATCTGGACAAGCGCCCGTCGGAACTATCCGGCGGCCAGCGCCAGCGTGTCGCCATCGGTCGCGCAATCGTACGCCAGCCCAAGGTGTTCCTGTTCGATGAACCACTGTCGAACCTCGATGCCGAGCTGCGGGTGCAGATGCGGCTGGAGTTGGCCCGGCTGCACAAGCAGATCGGCGCGACGATGATCTATGTCACGCATGACCAGGTGGAAGCGATGACGCTGGCTGACCGGATCTTCGTCCTGAAGGATGGCGTGGTCAAGCAATCCGGCAAGCCGCTGGAGCTTTACGATAATCCCGACAATCAGTTTGTCGGCGGCTTCATCGGCTCGCCCGCGATGAATTTTCTCCCCGGCCGGGTGCTTGGCCGGGAGGGCGAATTATTGCGCATCGGCCTGGACGGTCTCGACAGGGAGTTGCTGGCGAAAGTGACCACGGGGTTAAGCGATGGGACGAGCGTCAGAGTTGGCCTGCGCCCGGAGCATTTGCGTCCCATGGACGGCGGTTTCAACGCAACGGTTGAAATGGCGGAGGATCTCGGCGGCGTTTCCTTTGTCCATGCGCGTCTCGTCGATGGCCGGATGATCGTCATGGAAACACGCGGACGCCGTGAAAGTTTTGACGGCAAGACCCTCCCTCTCGGGGCGAATGCAGACGAGGTTTTCGTTTTCGCGGAGGATGGTAGCCGACTGCATTAA
- the pip gene encoding prolyl aminopeptidase — MQQQGQRSFYLPVDEVRSLYVEEHGNPEGIPVVVLHGGPGAGMSLKQLETFDPSAFRIVIFDQRGAGRSTPHADLDRNTTTALVADMELLRDHLGIDKWLVSGGSWGSCLALAYGEAHPDRCLGFRLHGIFLAGKEDIDWWFNGVRAIFPDQWEEFAAFIPEAERGDLLSAYYRRLTSGNAHEEVAAALSLRSFSAKTQTFLPDPGHVAALMEPMAALAVARLFTHYCMHGAFLAPGQLLRDIGRIRHLPCEIAQGRYDTVTPMASAWRLYRAWPEAGFSIVTEANHQSTKGPLFEELKNASERLRGKLVAVNALESRRV; from the coding sequence ATGCAGCAGCAGGGTCAACGGAGCTTCTATCTCCCGGTGGACGAGGTTCGGAGCCTCTATGTCGAGGAGCATGGCAATCCTGAGGGCATCCCCGTCGTTGTTCTTCACGGCGGGCCAGGTGCTGGCATGTCCCTGAAGCAGCTCGAAACTTTTGACCCCTCTGCGTTCCGGATCGTTATCTTTGACCAGCGCGGCGCCGGCCGGTCGACGCCGCATGCGGATCTCGACCGCAACACGACGACGGCCTTGGTCGCCGACATGGAATTGCTACGAGACCATCTCGGCATAGACAAATGGCTGGTTTCCGGCGGATCATGGGGCAGCTGCCTGGCGCTGGCCTATGGCGAGGCGCATCCGGACCGTTGCCTCGGCTTTCGCCTTCACGGCATTTTCCTTGCCGGCAAGGAGGATATCGACTGGTGGTTCAACGGCGTGCGTGCGATTTTCCCCGATCAGTGGGAGGAATTTGCGGCCTTCATTCCCGAAGCCGAGCGTGGAGATCTGCTGTCGGCCTATTACCGGCGGCTGACTAGCGGCAATGCCCATGAAGAGGTGGCCGCGGCACTCAGCCTGCGCAGCTTTTCCGCCAAGACCCAGACGTTCCTGCCAGACCCTGGCCATGTCGCAGCCCTGATGGAGCCGATGGCCGCGCTCGCCGTTGCCCGGCTGTTTACGCATTACTGCATGCACGGCGCGTTTCTCGCTCCGGGCCAGTTGCTCCGCGATATCGGCCGAATCCGTCACCTGCCCTGCGAGATCGCCCAGGGACGGTATGATACGGTGACCCCGATGGCGTCCGCGTGGCGGCTTTATCGGGCCTGGCCGGAAGCCGGCTTCTCGATTGTCACGGAAGCCAATCATCAATCGACCAAAGGCCCGCTTTTCGAAGAGCTGAAAAATGCCTCCGAGCGGCTGCGCGGCAAGCTTGTCGCGGTCAATGCGCTTGAAAGCCGGAGGGTGTGA
- a CDS encoding extracellular solute-binding protein, protein MQLRKLLAAGAIALMAIPAMAQENVTWWDFLSGGDGVRMKALIARFNKEHTDIKITSTTLEWGIPFYTKVRTSVAVGQGPDVMTYHLSRLPLGLDEGVLDQLTDEDIKNAGVTKDSFFPASIKAASSDDGKLYAVPLDIHSLVLYYNKTLLAGSKFLDAGGKLTGINNLKDFEEALAFAKQKGSVSPISYATGDDGGVYRVFYTLLRQQGGELISGKEVLAGDNLQKAAKSIEVMTKWATNGWQPEQAAYEASVALFTSGKSAFMLNGVWEVPTLVDQEKKGTLGFKWGAVQVPNLMGTQTTWADSHAFAIPAKNKMSPEKRKAVMTVIGWMEKNSLAWAEAGHIPAYKPVAESAEFKKMEPNATYSALANSASYDPRSPIAGVASPAYDAALNIISPAIHGYAEPMAAAEQVKQDLQDKLR, encoded by the coding sequence ATGCAATTAAGGAAACTATTGGCGGCTGGCGCAATCGCTCTTATGGCGATTCCGGCCATGGCTCAGGAAAATGTAACCTGGTGGGACTTTCTCTCAGGTGGCGATGGGGTGCGCATGAAGGCGCTGATCGCCCGCTTCAATAAGGAACATACCGATATCAAGATCACCAGCACGACGCTGGAATGGGGCATTCCCTTCTACACCAAGGTGCGCACCTCCGTTGCAGTCGGGCAAGGCCCCGATGTCATGACCTATCACCTGTCGCGCCTGCCGCTCGGCCTTGACGAGGGTGTGCTTGATCAACTCACCGACGAGGATATCAAGAACGCAGGCGTCACCAAAGACAGCTTCTTCCCGGCGTCGATCAAGGCAGCAAGCTCCGATGATGGCAAGCTTTATGCGGTACCCCTCGATATCCATTCCCTTGTTCTCTATTACAACAAAACCTTGCTTGCAGGTTCCAAATTCCTGGATGCCGGCGGCAAGCTGACAGGGATCAACAACCTCAAGGATTTTGAAGAAGCTCTTGCCTTTGCCAAGCAGAAGGGTTCCGTATCACCGATTTCCTACGCCACCGGCGATGATGGCGGCGTTTACCGCGTCTTTTACACGCTGCTTCGCCAGCAGGGTGGCGAGCTTATTTCAGGAAAAGAGGTTCTGGCCGGCGACAACCTCCAGAAGGCGGCAAAGTCCATCGAGGTGATGACCAAATGGGCAACCAATGGCTGGCAGCCGGAACAGGCTGCATACGAAGCCTCCGTGGCGCTCTTCACCTCCGGCAAATCGGCCTTCATGCTGAATGGCGTCTGGGAAGTGCCAACCCTGGTTGATCAGGAAAAGAAGGGAACGCTCGGCTTCAAATGGGGTGCGGTGCAGGTGCCGAACCTGATGGGAACCCAGACGACCTGGGCGGACTCCCACGCTTTTGCAATTCCGGCAAAAAACAAGATGTCCCCCGAAAAGCGCAAGGCCGTGATGACCGTGATCGGCTGGATGGAAAAGAATTCGCTGGCCTGGGCGGAAGCCGGGCACATCCCGGCCTATAAGCCAGTGGCGGAAAGCGCAGAGTTCAAAAAGATGGAGCCCAACGCCACCTATTCAGCGCTTGCGAACAGTGCCTCCTACGATCCGCGTTCGCCGATAGCCGGCGTGGCCTCTCCCGCCTATGACGCGGCGCTCAATATAATCTCGCCCGCAATCCATGGATATGCCGAACCAATGGCTGCAGCCGAGCAGGTCAAGCAGGATTTGCAGGACAAGCTACGCTGA
- the arfA gene encoding arabinosylfuranosidase ArfA, translated as MKARVAVHRDFKISDIDERLYSAFIEHMGRAIYGGIYEPGHPEADEQGFRKDVLKFVQDLKVPAIRYPGGNFVSAYRWEDGIGPRDQRPVRLDLAWRSKETNQIGVNEFADWASMAGIEMMLAVNLGSRGLEEARNFLEYANFPSGTAWSDLRRSHGKNDPYGVKMWCLGNEMDGPWQIGHKVATEYGRLANETAKAFKSFDSSIEAIVCGSSNDGMATYPEWEREVLEECYENVDYISLHKYFGNKSKDTLNYFGKVEETGRYIQTIAGTIDYVKSKKRAKNDVHICFDEWNVWYHIRDEDSHRWRTWDWPEAPALLEETYNFEDALFVACLLNEFIRRSDRVRIACIAQLVNVIAPIRAEKNGPAWRQTIYHPYRFASIYGRGTALRAAVDAPTYDCRVADDVSYLDVAAIQNRDEGMLTFFVVNRHLTERAELEVTLTGFTDSVLFEHHAMEGYGLNETNGPDSPDHVVPKPSSGVGVEDGKLKGSIAPLSYHVFRLKIN; from the coding sequence ATGAAGGCACGCGTGGCCGTCCATCGGGATTTCAAGATCAGCGACATCGATGAGCGGCTCTATTCCGCCTTTATCGAGCATATGGGCCGCGCGATCTACGGCGGCATCTACGAGCCTGGCCATCCAGAGGCGGATGAGCAGGGTTTCCGCAAGGATGTGCTGAAGTTCGTGCAGGATCTGAAGGTCCCGGCCATCCGTTATCCTGGCGGCAACTTCGTTTCAGCCTATCGTTGGGAAGATGGCATCGGCCCGAGGGATCAGCGCCCCGTTCGCCTCGACCTCGCCTGGCGGTCGAAGGAGACCAACCAGATCGGCGTCAACGAATTCGCCGACTGGGCGTCGATGGCCGGCATCGAGATGATGCTGGCCGTCAATCTCGGCTCCCGTGGGTTGGAAGAGGCCCGCAACTTTCTCGAATATGCCAATTTCCCCTCCGGCACCGCCTGGAGCGATCTTCGCCGCTCGCACGGAAAGAACGATCCTTACGGCGTCAAGATGTGGTGCCTTGGCAATGAAATGGATGGCCCCTGGCAAATCGGCCACAAGGTGGCGACCGAATACGGGCGTCTCGCCAACGAGACCGCCAAGGCCTTCAAAAGTTTCGACAGCAGCATTGAGGCCATCGTCTGCGGCAGTTCCAACGACGGCATGGCGACCTATCCTGAATGGGAGCGCGAAGTGCTGGAGGAGTGCTACGAGAACGTCGATTATATCTCGCTGCACAAATATTTCGGCAACAAGAGCAAGGACACGCTCAATTATTTCGGCAAGGTCGAGGAAACCGGGCGCTACATCCAGACCATCGCCGGCACGATCGACTATGTGAAATCGAAGAAGCGGGCAAAGAACGACGTCCACATCTGCTTCGACGAATGGAATGTCTGGTACCACATCCGCGATGAGGACAGTCATCGCTGGCGGACATGGGACTGGCCGGAAGCCCCCGCGCTACTGGAAGAGACCTATAATTTCGAGGATGCGCTGTTTGTCGCCTGCCTGTTGAACGAATTCATCCGCCGCTCCGACCGCGTCCGCATCGCCTGCATTGCGCAGCTGGTGAATGTGATTGCACCGATCCGCGCCGAGAAAAACGGCCCGGCCTGGCGTCAGACGATCTACCATCCCTATCGTTTTGCGTCGATCTACGGGCGCGGCACGGCTCTTCGCGCCGCAGTCGATGCGCCAACCTATGACTGCCGTGTCGCCGACGATGTTTCCTATCTCGATGTCGCAGCCATCCAGAACCGCGACGAGGGCATGCTGACATTCTTCGTCGTTAACCGCCATCTGACCGAGAGGGCAGAGCTTGAAGTCACCCTGACCGGCTTCACCGATTCCGTCTTGTTCGAGCATCATGCGATGGAGGGATACGGCCTCAACGAGACCAACGGACCTGATAGCCCCGACCACGTCGTGCCAAAACCCAGCTCCGGCGTTGGCGTCGAGGACGGCAAGCTAAAAGGCTCGATTGCACCGCTTTCCTATCATGTCTTCCGCCTCAAGATAAATTGA
- a CDS encoding M20 family metallopeptidase: protein MQNSERIWDLVDEHRAEFAALSDRVWGMPEIAYTEYASVAEHAAMLREQGFRVTENVAGIPTAVMGEAGEGGPIIAILGEYDALPGLSQEAGIAEPKPLPGNGHGHGCGHNLLGSAAMLAATAIKDWLAQSGKPGRVRYYGCPAEEGGAAKSFMAREGAFDGVDAAITWHPSAFTEVARALSLANTRMDFRFTGRASHAAAAPHLGRSALDAVELMNVGVNYLREHVPSDSRIHYAMLDSGGIAPNVVQAKSAVRYAIRSRDLKGMLDLNERVKQVALGAAMMTGTTVDISIMSAVSNLLPNRPLEEAMQRNIEHLGPIPFDAEDKAFAAKIQATLSDEDIDNAYRAVGIPRQETPICDFIVPLDVRGEPMIGSTDVGDVSWVMPTVQAHAATIAIGTPGHSWQVTAQGKTAAAHKGMTHAAKMMAGTAIDLLSDGQLLAAAKADHQARLGKTSYVCPIPPDVNPPLQPRPKEAA from the coding sequence ATGCAGAATAGCGAGCGAATCTGGGATCTAGTGGACGAGCACAGGGCGGAATTCGCAGCCCTGAGCGACCGTGTCTGGGGCATGCCGGAAATCGCCTATACGGAATATGCCTCGGTTGCCGAACACGCCGCCATGCTCCGGGAACAGGGCTTTCGCGTCACCGAAAACGTCGCGGGCATCCCGACTGCGGTGATGGGCGAGGCCGGCGAGGGCGGACCGATCATCGCCATTCTCGGCGAATACGATGCATTGCCGGGCCTGAGCCAGGAGGCCGGCATCGCCGAACCGAAGCCTTTGCCCGGCAACGGCCACGGCCATGGCTGCGGCCATAATCTGCTCGGCTCCGCAGCGATGCTGGCGGCGACGGCGATCAAGGACTGGCTGGCCCAGTCCGGCAAGCCCGGTCGGGTGCGCTATTATGGCTGCCCGGCGGAGGAGGGCGGAGCGGCGAAGTCGTTCATGGCGCGCGAAGGCGCGTTCGACGGCGTCGATGCGGCCATCACCTGGCATCCGAGTGCCTTTACCGAGGTCGCCCGCGCGCTGTCGCTTGCCAATACCCGCATGGATTTCCGCTTCACGGGTCGCGCGTCGCATGCGGCCGCCGCGCCTCATCTGGGCCGATCGGCGCTCGATGCCGTCGAACTGATGAATGTCGGCGTCAATTATCTGCGCGAACACGTGCCGTCCGATAGCCGCATCCACTATGCGATGCTCGATTCCGGCGGCATTGCACCGAATGTCGTGCAGGCGAAGTCGGCCGTTCGCTACGCCATCCGCTCGCGCGACCTCAAGGGCATGCTGGACCTCAACGAGCGCGTCAAGCAGGTGGCCCTCGGCGCCGCGATGATGACCGGCACCACGGTTGACATTTCGATCATGAGCGCCGTCTCCAATCTGCTGCCGAACCGGCCGCTGGAAGAGGCGATGCAGCGCAATATCGAGCATCTCGGCCCGATCCCGTTCGATGCCGAAGACAAGGCCTTCGCGGCAAAGATCCAGGCGACGCTCAGCGACGAGGATATCGACAACGCCTATCGCGCCGTCGGCATTCCGCGCCAGGAAACGCCGATCTGCGACTTCATCGTTCCGCTCGACGTGCGCGGCGAGCCGATGATCGGCTCAACCGACGTCGGCGACGTCAGCTGGGTGATGCCGACCGTGCAGGCGCATGCCGCGACTATCGCCATCGGTACGCCTGGCCATTCCTGGCAGGTGACGGCGCAGGGCAAGACCGCGGCTGCCCATAAAGGCATGACCCATGCCGCGAAAATGATGGCTGGCACCGCCATCGATCTCCTCAGCGACGGCCAATTACTAGCTGCGGCCAAGGCGGACCATCAGGCGCGTTTGGGCAAGACGTCCTACGTTTGCCCGATCCCGCCGGACGTCAACCCGCCGCTGCAGCCGCGTCCGAAGGAGGCCGCCTAA
- a CDS encoding ArsR/SmtB family transcription factor gives MSSNFLVIDPEKDLAAIKGVSSLPRIKLLKELSKRPGINVNELAQASGLPQSSVSAHLQVLEKAGLVRTETQKARKGNQKICFAVYDELVVTFHPAAPASSSDMIEVSMPLGLYTNNSVTGPCGICSTEGIIGLLDVPETFMDPERMKTSLLWFTSGFVEYQFPNNAKLRGDSIEAIEIAMEVSSEVPGTLANWPSDIVLSINGKEIGVWTSPGDYGDHRGTYTPGWWKLKGSQYGMLKTWSVGPVGTFVDGIRISDIKAQDLDLDDHRSVRLRIEVKAEGRHPGGINIFGRGFGNYGHDIVLRLKTKK, from the coding sequence ATGAGTTCGAATTTTCTCGTCATCGATCCGGAAAAAGATTTGGCTGCAATCAAGGGGGTATCGTCCTTGCCCCGCATCAAGCTTTTGAAAGAATTGTCAAAACGCCCCGGGATCAATGTAAATGAACTGGCGCAAGCGTCGGGTCTGCCGCAATCTTCAGTGTCGGCGCATCTTCAGGTGCTGGAAAAGGCAGGATTGGTGCGAACCGAGACGCAAAAGGCCCGGAAGGGAAACCAAAAAATCTGTTTTGCCGTCTATGATGAGCTTGTTGTCACATTCCACCCGGCTGCCCCTGCCTCATCGTCCGATATGATCGAGGTTTCCATGCCGCTGGGTCTCTACACCAATAATTCCGTGACCGGCCCCTGCGGCATCTGCTCCACCGAGGGTATCATCGGTCTGCTGGATGTGCCCGAAACATTCATGGACCCGGAGCGGATGAAGACAAGCCTGCTCTGGTTCACCAGCGGCTTCGTGGAATATCAGTTTCCGAACAATGCGAAGCTGCGCGGAGACAGCATTGAAGCCATTGAAATTGCTATGGAAGTAAGCTCAGAGGTTCCGGGCACGCTGGCAAACTGGCCCTCGGACATCGTATTGTCCATCAACGGCAAGGAAATCGGCGTGTGGACCTCCCCTGGAGATTATGGGGATCATCGCGGCACCTATACGCCGGGTTGGTGGAAGCTGAAAGGCTCACAATACGGCATGTTGAAAACCTGGTCAGTTGGGCCCGTGGGAACCTTTGTCGATGGAATCAGGATTTCCGATATCAAAGCTCAGGATCTGGATTTGGATGACCACCGGTCTGTCCGTCTGCGGATCGAGGTCAAGGCGGAAGGCCGGCATCCCGGCGGCATCAACATCTTCGGACGCGGCTTTGGCAATTACGGCCACGATATTGTTCTTCGATTAAAAACGAAGAAATAG